The segment CTGAATAAGGTAGGTTTGACATACCAGCCGTCACGCAGAGCATCTGGTCGTCCGACGCCCCCGGTCAGCAAACGGGCACCCTGTTGCACGCCGATATCAATGTAGCGCTGGACCCGCTCCCATTGGCGCTGGTTAATCATCGGGCCAATGGTGGTCGCGGCATCTGCCGGAGGCCCCGAACGCTGGCGCTGCACGGCAGCGGTCAGTTCATGTTCAAACTCCGCTTTCCGATGTTCCGGTACCAGAATACGCGTACCGGCAATACAGGCTTGCCCGCTGTTGATAAAGCCGGCCTGCACCGCCAGCTCGGCGGCATGACGGGCATCAGCATCAGGTAAAATCAGGGTGGGGGATTTTCCACCCAGTTCCAGCGTGACCCGTTTAAAGCTGTCGGCTGCGCTGCGCAAAATGGCTTTACCTGTCTCGGTCGAACCGGTAAAGGAAATTTTCGCCACATCAGCACTGGTGCTGATGGCGTGGCCCACGCTGGCACCGCGTCCGGTGACGATATTGAATACGCCAGACGGCAATCCGGCGCGATCTAACGCCCTGGTCACCACGTCGGTTTGCCAGATGCTGAACTCGCTCGGTTTAATCACCGTGGTACAACCGGCGGCAATGGCGGTCGCCAGTTTATGGCAGATAAATCCGGCGTTGCTGTTCCACGGCGTGATCAACCCTGCCACCCCCAGTGGCAGCATTTGTACCGTGGCGCGACCCGCCTGCTGCACAAAGGGGTAGGTGCGCAACTCGGTCATCACCTGTTGCACGACATCCGCTGGATAGCGCGCCATCCACTGCGAACGTGAAGCGGGGGCACCATATTCTTCGCGAATCGCCTCGTGTAACGCCTCTTCGCTTTGTTGCAGGACCTCGACCATATTGGCCAGCAACGCCAGGCGATCTGCGACGCTAAGGCGAGAAAAATCGGCAAAGGCAGCTTTGGCCGCCGCAATCGCTTGTAATGCATCGTTTTCATCTGCCAGCCGGGCTTTGCCGATAACGCTACCGTCAGCAGGTTTGATAATATCCAGCCACTCGGTGCCCGTCGGAGTGACAAAGCGGCCATTGATATAGATGTGTTCGAATGAGCGCATCAGGGGTTTCTCCTTGTTAGGCGGGTGTACAGAGCAAGGTAGCACGCGGGCACTGGCGCTATAATCCGCCTAACCCTGCAAAGGGTATTGCGTCTGACGGAATAATCGATGAATCGAACCGGTATCAGTGAACTTGAAATTGTGCTGGCAGTGGCGCGGCGTGGCAGTTTTAGCGGCGCAGCCAGTGAGCTGGAGATCTCGCCTTCGGCGGTGACCAATGCTGTCGCGGCGCTGGAAAAGCGCCTTGGGGTGCGGCTGTTTAATCGCACCACGCGCAGCGTCGGGTTAACCGAGGCCGGGCGGCGTTTTACGCAGAAAATCGCTCCGGCGGTGGAGATGATCCGCAGCGCATCTGAAGAAGTTGCTAGCCAGCCCGCCGATCCTGCCGGGACGTTGCGTATCAATGTGCCGCCGGAAAGTTGTGCGCTGTGGTATGACGACATTCTGCTGCCGTTTCTCGCGCGCTATCCACGTATTCGCGCGGAGATCCACAGTCAGAAGGAGAAAGTGGATATTGTGGCGGCGGGTTATGACGCGGGTATCCGGCTGGCGGATGATATCCCGGCGGATATGATCGCGGTGAAGCTGACGCCACCGTTGCAGATGATTCTGGTCGCGTCCCCCGACTATATTTCCCGCTGTGGCGCACCGGAGCAGCCGCAGGCGTTGAGCGATCATCCTTGCATCTGCATGCGTATGGCGGATGGCAGCATTTATCGCTGGGAACTGAGCCAGCAGCAGCGTCGCTATAAGGTTCAGGTCGAGCCGCAGTTGGTGGTGAATGACTTGGCTTCGGCGCAGAAAGCGGTCACCGGGGGATTGGGCATTGCCTGTCTGTCGCAGCGACATGTCGTAGCGGATATACAGGCTGGCAGGTTGGTGCGCTTAATGCCGGAGTGGCAGGTTAATCTTGGCGAGCTATGTCTTTATTATCCGGGTCACCGCCTGGTGCCACCGGCGTTGAAGGCGCTCACCGGCTTTGTCCGGGAGAGGTTTACGTAGCGGCGCGATTTATCGCGCAAAACGTTGATCGAAACGGAAGGGGATCTCCACCGCATTTTTAATCAGGGGCGCAAATTGCGGATGCTCGGGGTTGAGCAGGTAATTAAACTCAACCGGCGATAAGGCGCTGGGCACACGTAACGCAACAGATGCCTGGCTGTCGATCCAAAAATCACCAAACTCACGCAACGCAGCGGGGGCCTGCGCGGCCGCCCAGTCCTGCGGTAATTGCGCCGCATCAACCCATTGAATTAAATCGTCTGGCACCTCAATGCTTAACAGGGTGAAGAAATCGAGAATGCTGGCGCTTTGCAGGTGGATAAGGGTTTCCAGCATGGTGAGGGAGGCGGTTTCGGAAGCGTACACCATCGATACGCCGATGCTGTTCCAGCGACCGCCACCTTCCCTGGCACCGTAGCCGCTCCACGCCGAGCTGAGAAAACGCGTTTTCGTCATCCGATATAACTTCACGAATAGACACCGTGCTCAAGGCGGGTGATCAGTTTCAGCACTTCATAAGCGCCGGTTTCGGAGGAGACTAAATCGCCGGGTTTTTGATTACCGAGGGCGCGCGCAGGCTCGTTCAACCATTGCAGCGCCTTTTCTCTGTCGCCTTCAAACAGTTCCACGGCGCGATCCATAACGCGAATAAAACGCACCAGACGTTCGCTCTGTTCCGCAGTAAAACGGTTTTTTAGCCCACGGGTAAAGGTGGTGCCGGGGATGCCGGTCATATGGCGCAGATCAGCCTGCGTAATACGCGCCCATGACACGATACGGCTGGCGACGGAACCCTCGAGACCGGCATCAATCTGGCCCATCAATAGCACGCCATCGGCACTGGTTAACCCGGCGAACTGCCACAAACGCTCTGGCGTTACAGGGGTGGCCGGGAGAGTGAATTGTTTCATTGTGCACCTCCATTTGGTGAGTTAATTATAACCATATGGTGATGGAGTGCAATGTACTCAACGCAGGCTGGCGAGCAACCATTGCCCCAACTGCGCCAGTTCGGCCTGCTGTTGTGGATATTCACTCTCCAGACGCGTCAGTTGCGCGGCAACGGCTTCCGGGCGGTATATTACGCCGCTTAAACGTGCTGCCAGCGTTTCCAGCGGTGCCGGATTCAGGCTATCGGTAAAGATCTGGCAACGGCTGATGCTGCCGCGCTCAATGTCAAAATGGATCTCCACGCCGCCCCAACTAAAACGTTGATCGAGCAGATGGGAGAAATCCGGTGCCTGGCCGAAATTCCACTCCCAACTGCTTTGTTTGGCAAATTGTTCGGCAAAACCGGGCAAATCAGGCAAGGCCTCAGGGGAGATAAATTCAGGCTGGCACTGATCCTGATAGTACGCGAACCACGACTGCGTGACCGCGTCACAAATTTTCGCATAACTGATATCCGGCATCAGTTCGATCAAATTTGCCACGCGTGAGCGCACGGAGCTAATCCCTTTGGCCTGCAATTTTTTGATGTCAGGATTGAGATAATCCGCCAGCCGTGACAGATCTGCGTTCATCAGGAAAGTACCGTGATGGAAACCGCGATCGGGTGTTTCGCGGTAGGCTGAGCCGGAAATCTTGCGCACATCGCCCGCCACATTGACCACGATATCATTACGACCCGAAGCCTCTGCGCTGATGCCAAGACTCGCCAGCGCGTGCAGGATAATCGCGGTCGAGACGCTTTTATCATATTCCGGTTTGCCAGCCATAAAGGTAAAGCAGCAGTTACCCAAATCGTGAAACACCGCGCCACCGCCACTGCTGCGGCGCGCCAGTTTGATGTGATCTTCCGCCATGCGCCGGGTGTTGCACTCTTTCCACGGATTCTGCGCACGCCCAATCACAATGGTTTCCGCGTTTTGCCAGAGAAACAACACGCGCTGGGTGGTGGGCATCTGGCGGAAAATACAATCTTCCACCGCAAGGTTAAACCAGGGGTCGTTTGATTGGGACACTAACAAGCGCAAACTCGTCATACCGGACTCCGTTTCCATCATCAATGCGCCTGATGTTAAGCCATCCGCCACCAGTGAGCCAGTGCACAATCCTGGATTAAACTTTTTGCGCTAAAAAACACTAACCCATTGAAATGGTGTGCCCTTTGTCAGGATGCCCAAAGCGTGTCGGGCAATCACACATTACCCGGCGGCATAATGCCGCCTATATCTGTAGGCGGTGAAGCAGCCTGCCTGGGGTTGCTCCTGAATCGCGGAGATAATAATGAAAATTGCTCTACGTCTGGCGTTGCTTACGGCGCTGACTTTTAGTGCGCCATTGCTGGCGCAAACCTTTGTTTATGTATCCGAAGCCAGTGACGGCAACATTGCCCGTTACAGTCTGAATGAGAAAACCGGCGCGCTGACCTTACTCGGGCAAACCTCCGCAGGGGGGAAAGTGATGCCGATGGCGCTGAGCGCCGATCATCATCGCTTGTACGCCGCGATCCGCAGCCAGCCCTTAAGGTTGATGAGTTGGACGATTGATGCGCAAAACGGCGATTTGTTGCAGGCCAACGAAACCCCGGCCGCAGCCAGTTATCCCTATATCAGCACCGACAGTCAGGGGCGTTTTCTGTTGGGTTCTTCCTATGATGGCGATGTGGTGCACGTTTATCGCCTGGCGGCTGACGGCAAGGTTATTGCACCGCCGGTGGCCGCGTATAAAACCGGCCATGCCGCGCACTCGGTGATTAGCGATGCAACCGGCCGTTCAGTTTATGTTGGCAACCTCGGGACCGACCGGGTGTTACAACTCAATCTTACCCCGGACGGCAGCCTGACGCCGATTGGCAGCGGTTTTGTTGCAACGGAAGCCGAGAATGGTGCGCGTCATTCCGTCATGTCGCCGGATAACCGTTATCTGTACAACATTGGTGAGATGGGCGGCATCATTACGCAATTTCAGCGCCAGCCCAACGGTGCGTTGAAAAAAATCGCCGAGTGGCCCAACGCAGTGGCAGCGCAATATCATCTGCAACATGGTCGTGAGCGCCTGGCCGATTACAACGATCCCACGCCGCGTATCTGGTCGGCGGATATCCGTATCACCCCGAATGGTCGTTTCTTGTATGTGACCGAACGCACCAGTAGCACGGTGACGGGTTATCGCGTCAATAAGCAGGATGGCAAATTAACCTTAATCGGCAGCTGGCCGGTGGAAAAACAGCCGCGCGGCATTGCGATTTCGCCCGATGGACGCTGGTTGATTGCCAGCGGAGAGAAAAGCAACGTCACCGGCAGCTACGCCATTAATCGACGCAGTGGGGTGCTCAAACGCGTTGGCAGCGCACCCGCTGGCGGCGATGCGAACTGGGTGACGGTGGTGAGTTACTGACTTTCGTAGCGGCGCGATAAATCGCGCCGCTACTAACCATACCAACTGTACCCCCTTGGCACGCGAGAAAAACCGGCTTCTTTCAGCGCGGCAAGCAGCGGGGATTGTCCGGCGGGTTGACCGTCAACACGTTCCAGGGTAAAGCTGAGGTGTTTTTCCCGTCGAAGAGCTACGCCCAGTGCCAGCACTGCGGCATGCTGTTCATCGAAGGTGGCGTTGGTGGCAAACGTCATCAATTCCTTACCGCCTTGCGGCAGATACAACAACACGCGACCAGCGGCGATCACCACCAGTGCGCCTTGACGGCGGGTGGGGCGATTTCCGGCCAGGCTTAGCGGCCACGGCAATTGCACACCGAAGGGGTTAGCGGGATCGAGCACCGCCAGCGCTACCGGGGTCCCCACCTGGCGTGGGCTATTGGCGAGTTGGCGCAGGCGATCAATCACCGTGTGGTCAGCGAACTGGGCGGCCCCCATGCCTGCGACAAAGCGGCCACGCAGCAAACGGCCGCTATCTTCCAGGCCACGCAACACCGGTTGCAATGCCGGAAAACCGCCGGGCACCTGCTCGGCGATAGCCGCGCCGCGACTGACGACAGCAAAGCGATCGAGCATATTTTCCGTCAATGCCAGGGCGCGCTCGGTGTCGGCCAGCGCCGGGCGCGCCAGCAACGACCAGCGGCCCGCCATGCTATTGAGGCCGGGACCGCTGGCAACGAGGCGGGTTGGGGCAGCATACCCCCGATGTCCATGACGATGGCGGTGGGTACGTGGTCGCGGTGTGCTGGCATGACCGGTAACGCTGCGTAAGGCTGACCAGGTGTCGGTGGTGAGATAACCGCGCCAGGCGAGATCCCACATGGCCTGGTAAATCAGGTTGGGATCGCCTTCCTCAGACGTGAGGCGCGGGACCAGTTGGCGCACAAACCAACCGCTCCCATCCTGTAACAGCGTCAGGATCTGTTGTTGCAACGGCGTCAGGGCGACGTTTTGTCCTTGACTCGCGGGTGGCAAGGTTTCGGCAGCATACTCGCTCAGATGCAGTGACACCATCCCTTCTGCGGCTGCTGCGGTGCGCTGTCCATGCCAGACCACTTCGCCACTGGAGAGCAATTCGTCCAGCATCGCAGGCTGATAATCGCGGACCCGCGCCGGGAGGATCTGCGTTTCCCACAGCGCGGCAGGCAGGGCAATTCCCGCTAGCTGTTCAATCACCCGCACCACGCCGTTGACGCCACTCAACGCCCCCTGAGCTTCACGCGCGTTGGCATCGCTGATGACTCCCTGACGTTCCAGCAGCAGGGTGACATAGACCGCCGGATCAACCGGTTTCGTGGCCTCACGCGCCGCCTGGAGCGAGCGCAGGCGCAGGCGACGGAACACATTTTCCGCCACCCACTGCGGTTCATCATCATCAGCAGTGGTGAAGTCACCTTTCATCAGTTTGCCCTGCTGACGTAATTCTTCCAGCGCATCGATCACCACGGCGACACCAAGGCCGAAGTGACGGGCGAGGTCTTTGCCGGTGAATAACGCGTGGGTACGGGCATAGCGCTGGAGCAAATCATATAACGGACGTGTCACGGGCTGGAGCAAGGCTGGCGGTAGTGTATCCGGCACGCGGCATCCCAGCGCATCACGCAGACGCGAGGCATCTTCTGCCAGCGCCCAGCGTGTCTCACCTGCAATGCTGACGCAGAAGATGCGCTGTGCCTGTTGCAAAGCCTGCAAACCATCACTTAACACCTCATCGCCGCTGTAGCGCAGCGCCAGTTCTGCGTGGGTTAGCGGACCGACCTCGCGTAGCAGGTCTGACAACGCTTCGATACTGTTGGCGTGATAGCTGGCGGGCAGGCGCTGTAACTCTTGTTCCACCCGCGCCACCATGTCAGCATCGAGCAGCTCACGCATATCCACTTCACCGAGCAACCGCTTCAGCAGTTTGCTGTCCAGTGCCAGCATCGATGCGCGTTTCTCCGCCTGGGGAGCATCGCTGGCATACATAAATTCCGCCACATAACCGAACAACAGCGGTGCCGCAAAAGGCGAAGGGGATTCGGTGGTGACGTCGGCCAACTGAATCTCTCCCTGTTGCAGACGTGCCATCAGATGGTGCAGGGCAGGAAGATCATAAACATCCTGCAAACATTCACGGGCGGTTTCGATCAGGATGGGAAAATCATCGAACTGGCGGGCAACTTCCAGTAACTGCCCGGCACGCAGTCGCTGCTGCCATAACGGCGAGCGTTTGCCCGGATTGCGGCGTGGCAGCAGCAGGGCGCGGGCGGCACACTCGCGGAAGCGAGCGGCGAACAGCGCCGACTGACCGACCGACTGGCTCACCACCCGTTGCAGTTCATCCGGCTCAAACAGGAACAATTCAGCGCCAGGTACGCGACCGTCGCTATCGGGAAAGCGGGCGACGATACCGTCATCACTGGCCACTACGGCGGGATCGATGCCCATGATCCGGGTGATCCGCTCAGCCACCGCCAGCGCCCACGGGGCATGGACGCGTTGACCATAGGGTGAATGCAGGATGACACGCCAGTCGCCGGTTTCATCCCGACAACGCTCAATCAGCAGCGTGCGGTCGGTGGGGAGCACGCCGGTCGCCTGGCGCTGCTCGGCGATCAGCGTCTGAATATTATGACGGGCATGGTCATCCAGGGCGTCGGCTATGGGGGCACCCTGATCAACCTCGCGCAGATAGCGCCCAATGGCTTCACCTAATGCGGCAGAACGCCCCACACCTTCGCCATGCCAGAATGGCAGACGCGCCGAACGCCCCGGTGCTGGCACCACCACCACCTGATCGTGGGTGATTTGCTGGATACGCCAGGAGGTGGCGCCGAGGGTAATAATGTCGTTCACCCGCGATTCATACACCATCTCCTCATCCAGTTCCCCGACTCGCCGCGCGCCAGATTGTTCTTCTCCTTCCGGCAACATCACGCTAAACATGCCACGGTCCGGGATGGTGCCGCCGCTGGTGACAGCCAGATGCTGCGCACCGGGGCGACCACTCAGGGTGTGATTATGTCGATCCCAGATAATGCGCGGGCGCAGATTGGCGAATTCGTCTGAGGGGTAACGTCCGGCCAGCATATCCAGCACCGCTTCGAACGCGGCGCGTGGCAAGGAGCGGAACGGATCGGCGCACCGTACCAGGGCAAACCAGTCATCAAGCTGCAACGTCTCCATCGCGGCGGCGGCGACAGTCTGCTGGGCCAGGATGTCGAGCGGATTGTGAGGCGGGGCGATAGCATCCAGGTCGCCTGCCAGCATCGCTTCAACCGTGACGGCGGTATCCAGCAAATCACGCCGGGTACGGGGCCAGAATATTCCTTTGGGCGTGCCGCCCACCTGATGTCCGGCGCGTCCGACACGTTGCAGAGCGCTGGCGACCGACAGTGGCGCACCCACCTGAATCACCAGATCGATATCGCCCATATCGATACCCAGTTCGAGGCTGGAGGTCGCCACTACGCAACGAAGTTCACCGGCTTTCAGGGCGGTTTCAATCTCCAGGCGCTGCTCCTTTGACACCGAACCGTGGTGCGAGCGGGCAATCAGGTTGTCCGGCGTCTGCGTGCGTTTTTCCGTGCCGCCGGTAAAGGAGCCGTAATCAAAGGAGGCTTCCGGTACGGTCGGCTGCTCACCCAACTGGCGGGCGTAGCGTTCATTCAGGCGCGCGGTGAGTTTCTCTGCCAGCCCGCGCGAGTTGGTGAACACCAGCGTGGCGCGGTGGCGCAGCACTTCGTCAAGAATGCCCGCTTCAATATGCGGCCAGATCGATCCGGCGGCGAGCGTGGCATCCTGCACAGCCTGACTGTCCGGACGTTGCTGGATGTCAGTCATATCCGCCACCGGAACGGTGATGGTCAGTTGCAGTGGACGCTTCGCCGCCGGATTGACCACCAGGGTTTCGCCCACCCCTCCGAGAAAACGCGCCACGGCCTCGGGGGGACGTACGGTCGCGGATAACCCAATCCGCTGCGCCGGTTGCGCCAGCAATGCATCGAGTCGTTCCAGACTGAGCGCCAGATGCGAGCCGCGTTTGCTGCCCGCTACCGCATGGACTTCATCGACGATCACCGTGGATATTCCCCGCAGCGTTTCGCGCGCTTTGGAGGTCAGCATCAGAAACAGGGACTCAGGCGTGGTGATCAGGATATCCGGTGGGCGGCGTTGCAACTGCGCCCGCTCAGCGCTGCGTGTATCGCCAGAACGCATCCCCACCTGCAAGGTGATTTCCATTTCATCCTGCTGGCGGCGTTGTGCCTCCACCCCCGCCAGCGGCAATTGCAGGTTGCGCTGCACATCGGCGGCCAGCGCCTTCACCGGCGAGATATACAGAATGCGGGTTTTATGACTGCGGGCAACTGCATCTGTCTGGCTGCGCTCACGAAATAGCGCATCGATGGCATGCAGAAAGGCCGCCAGCGTTTTACCCGATCCGGTTGGTGCAATCACCAGGCAATTTTTACCACTGGCGATGGCCTGCCAGGCTTCCGCCTGAACGGGGGTGGGGGCAGCAAAAGTGGCTCGGAACCATGCCTGTGTAGCGGGTAAGAAATGCTGGAGAGCTGCGTCTGACATCCGATTTCCCTGATTTCACTAAGGTGCGTTTTGCAGTGTAGCGAAAGCGAGCGCAGGTCGGTTTATTTATCAACAGACTAAATGAGGCTTATGCGGCAGCGGTGTGCTTTTTACTGTTGTTCATGTTTTTAACACTAAAAACTTGAATCTGATAAACCAGATCGCTAACACGGGCCTCCGGCAAAAGCCTTGCTGGGTATGGCACTGGATATTACGGGTGTTGCAGACAGCCTGAGCCTTTATGAATCACTGAATGCGACCAGCCGTTATAAGATCGGCATTGATCAATGGCCGTTGGCCAGCAGAAAATGGAATATCGAATGAATTTACATCAAGACAAGGACGTCTGGCTCGAATTGGT is part of the Pantoea phytobeneficialis genome and harbors:
- a CDS encoding aldehyde dehydrogenase family protein; this encodes MRSFEHIYINGRFVTPTGTEWLDIIKPADGSVIGKARLADENDALQAIAAAKAAFADFSRLSVADRLALLANMVEVLQQSEEALHEAIREEYGAPASRSQWMARYPADVVQQVMTELRTYPFVQQAGRATVQMLPLGVAGLITPWNSNAGFICHKLATAIAAGCTTVIKPSEFSIWQTDVVTRALDRAGLPSGVFNIVTGRGASVGHAISTSADVAKISFTGSTETGKAILRSAADSFKRVTLELGGKSPTLILPDADARHAAELAVQAGFINSGQACIAGTRILVPEHRKAEFEHELTAAVQRQRSGPPADAATTIGPMINQRQWERVQRYIDIGVQQGARLLTGGVGRPDALRDGWYVKPTLFSDVSNDMTIARDEIFGPVLCMLTYRDEQEAIAIANDTQYGLSALVIGADENHARQIGEQILAGRVMINTLTHEPRAPFGGFRCSGIGREMGQAGITAFLESRALTVA
- a CDS encoding LysR family transcriptional regulator, whose amino-acid sequence is MNRTGISELEIVLAVARRGSFSGAASELEISPSAVTNAVAALEKRLGVRLFNRTTRSVGLTEAGRRFTQKIAPAVEMIRSASEEVASQPADPAGTLRINVPPESCALWYDDILLPFLARYPRIRAEIHSQKEKVDIVAAGYDAGIRLADDIPADMIAVKLTPPLQMILVASPDYISRCGAPEQPQALSDHPCICMRMADGSIYRWELSQQQRRYKVQVEPQLVVNDLASAQKAVTGGLGIACLSQRHVVADIQAGRLVRLMPEWQVNLGELCLYYPGHRLVPPALKALTGFVRERFT
- a CDS encoding RES family NAD+ phosphorylase — protein: MKLYRMTKTRFLSSAWSGYGAREGGGRWNSIGVSMVYASETASLTMLETLIHLQSASILDFFTLLSIEVPDDLIQWVDAAQLPQDWAAAQAPAALREFGDFWIDSQASVALRVPSALSPVEFNYLLNPEHPQFAPLIKNAVEIPFRFDQRFAR
- the parS gene encoding type II RES/Xre toxin-antitoxin system antitoxin, yielding MKQFTLPATPVTPERLWQFAGLTSADGVLLMGQIDAGLEGSVASRIVSWARITQADLRHMTGIPGTTFTRGLKNRFTAEQSERLVRFIRVMDRAVELFEGDREKALQWLNEPARALGNQKPGDLVSSETGAYEVLKLITRLEHGVYS
- a CDS encoding lipoate--protein ligase A; the encoded protein is MTSLRLLVSQSNDPWFNLAVEDCIFRQMPTTQRVLFLWQNAETIVIGRAQNPWKECNTRRMAEDHIKLARRSSGGGAVFHDLGNCCFTFMAGKPEYDKSVSTAIILHALASLGISAEASGRNDIVVNVAGDVRKISGSAYRETPDRGFHHGTFLMNADLSRLADYLNPDIKKLQAKGISSVRSRVANLIELMPDISYAKICDAVTQSWFAYYQDQCQPEFISPEALPDLPGFAEQFAKQSSWEWNFGQAPDFSHLLDQRFSWGGVEIHFDIERGSISRCQIFTDSLNPAPLETLAARLSGVIYRPEAVAAQLTRLESEYPQQQAELAQLGQWLLASLR
- a CDS encoding lactonase family protein; translated protein: MKIALRLALLTALTFSAPLLAQTFVYVSEASDGNIARYSLNEKTGALTLLGQTSAGGKVMPMALSADHHRLYAAIRSQPLRLMSWTIDAQNGDLLQANETPAAASYPYISTDSQGRFLLGSSYDGDVVHVYRLAADGKVIAPPVAAYKTGHAAHSVISDATGRSVYVGNLGTDRVLQLNLTPDGSLTPIGSGFVATEAENGARHSVMSPDNRYLYNIGEMGGIITQFQRQPNGALKKIAEWPNAVAAQYHLQHGRERLADYNDPTPRIWSADIRITPNGRFLYVTERTSSTVTGYRVNKQDGKLTLIGSWPVEKQPRGIAISPDGRWLIASGEKSNVTGSYAINRRSGVLKRVGSAPAGGDANWVTVVSY
- a CDS encoding ATP-dependent helicase; translated protein: MSDAALQHFLPATQAWFRATFAAPTPVQAEAWQAIASGKNCLVIAPTGSGKTLAAFLHAIDALFRERSQTDAVARSHKTRILYISPVKALAADVQRNLQLPLAGVEAQRRQQDEMEITLQVGMRSGDTRSAERAQLQRRPPDILITTPESLFLMLTSKARETLRGISTVIVDEVHAVAGSKRGSHLALSLERLDALLAQPAQRIGLSATVRPPEAVARFLGGVGETLVVNPAAKRPLQLTITVPVADMTDIQQRPDSQAVQDATLAAGSIWPHIEAGILDEVLRHRATLVFTNSRGLAEKLTARLNERYARQLGEQPTVPEASFDYGSFTGGTEKRTQTPDNLIARSHHGSVSKEQRLEIETALKAGELRCVVATSSLELGIDMGDIDLVIQVGAPLSVASALQRVGRAGHQVGGTPKGIFWPRTRRDLLDTAVTVEAMLAGDLDAIAPPHNPLDILAQQTVAAAAMETLQLDDWFALVRCADPFRSLPRAAFEAVLDMLAGRYPSDEFANLRPRIIWDRHNHTLSGRPGAQHLAVTSGGTIPDRGMFSVMLPEGEEQSGARRVGELDEEMVYESRVNDIITLGATSWRIQQITHDQVVVVPAPGRSARLPFWHGEGVGRSAALGEAIGRYLREVDQGAPIADALDDHARHNIQTLIAEQRQATGVLPTDRTLLIERCRDETGDWRVILHSPYGQRVHAPWALAVAERITRIMGIDPAVVASDDGIVARFPDSDGRVPGAELFLFEPDELQRVVSQSVGQSALFAARFRECAARALLLPRRNPGKRSPLWQQRLRAGQLLEVARQFDDFPILIETARECLQDVYDLPALHHLMARLQQGEIQLADVTTESPSPFAAPLLFGYVAEFMYASDAPQAEKRASMLALDSKLLKRLLGEVDMRELLDADMVARVEQELQRLPASYHANSIEALSDLLREVGPLTHAELALRYSGDEVLSDGLQALQQAQRIFCVSIAGETRWALAEDASRLRDALGCRVPDTLPPALLQPVTRPLYDLLQRYARTHALFTGKDLARHFGLGVAVVIDALEELRQQGKLMKGDFTTADDDEPQWVAENVFRRLRLRSLQAAREATKPVDPAVYVTLLLERQGVISDANAREAQGALSGVNGVVRVIEQLAGIALPAALWETQILPARVRDYQPAMLDELLSSGEVVWHGQRTAAAAEGMVSLHLSEYAAETLPPASQGQNVALTPLQQQILTLLQDGSGWFVRQLVPRLTSEEGDPNLIYQAMWDLAWRGYLTTDTWSALRSVTGHASTPRPRTHRHRHGHRGYAAPTRLVASGPGLNSMAGRWSLLARPALADTERALALTENMLDRFAVVSRGAAIAEQVPGGFPALQPVLRGLEDSGRLLRGRFVAGMGAAQFADHTVIDRLRQLANSPRQVGTPVALAVLDPANPFGVQLPWPLSLAGNRPTRRQGALVVIAAGRVLLYLPQGGKELMTFATNATFDEQHAAVLALGVALRREKHLSFTLERVDGQPAGQSPLLAALKEAGFSRVPRGYSWYG